In the genome of Chryseobacterium oryzae, one region contains:
- a CDS encoding VIT1/CCC1 transporter family protein: MKHQLEKHYVNRVGWLRAAVLGANDGLLSTTSIVIGVAAADPSRQSIILAALAGTIAGSMSMAAGEYVSVSSQSDTEKADIEREKKELEEIPEIELQELAKIYERRGVSKETAMLVAKELTNHNALEAHAKDELGINEITEAKPLQASIASFFSFLSGAALPMILAVFAPESDMVYYQYGFSIIFLMILGAVAAKTGGSKVGIAMVRICFWGTVAMAVTAVVGHLFGVNIR; this comes from the coding sequence ATGAAACATCAACTGGAAAAACATTATGTAAATCGTGTAGGATGGCTACGTGCTGCTGTTTTAGGTGCTAATGACGGTTTGCTTTCCACAACGAGTATTGTAATAGGTGTTGCCGCTGCAGATCCTAGCCGACAATCTATCATTTTAGCTGCTTTGGCAGGAACTATTGCGGGTTCAATGTCTATGGCTGCAGGAGAATATGTTTCTGTAAGCTCACAATCTGACACCGAAAAGGCAGATATAGAAAGAGAAAAAAAAGAACTTGAGGAAATCCCTGAAATCGAACTTCAGGAACTGGCAAAAATATACGAAAGACGTGGAGTAAGCAAAGAAACGGCTATGCTTGTCGCAAAAGAACTCACCAATCATAATGCTTTAGAAGCCCACGCAAAAGACGAATTAGGCATCAACGAAATTACTGAAGCAAAACCGCTTCAGGCATCCATTGCTTCTTTTTTCTCATTTCTTTCCGGTGCGGCGTTACCAATGATTCTTGCAGTTTTTGCTCCAGAAAGCGACATGGTATATTACCAGTATGGTTTTTCTATTATTTTCCTAATGATTTTGGGGGCTGTAGCAGCAAAAACAGGTGGTTCTAAAGTGGGTATCGCAATGGTAAGAATCTGTTTCTGGGGTACTGTAGCAATGGCTGTTACTGCAGTTGTTGGGCACTTGTTTGGAGTAAATATCAGATAA
- a CDS encoding ABC transporter ATP-binding protein — MTKHQQRVAEVYHFFENKDTVLGFRKLLDCAMDTQNMEIYRQAIELTDWKEKFPTYIDELVEKSKNLLQNIEKIPVKEHSLEKSVLRARNILKSYGSNRFSLGPISVEINKGQVYGLVGENGNGKTTLLRILAKEISYNEGELNYSFNEEPKNDYDLRTKLVYIPQRTEKWYGSLKDNLKFVLSNYGIPPEENETRTLMMIARLGLWNYKHLKWSELSSGYKMRFELARTLLRKPEILLLDEPLANLDVLAQQVILEDLKSIANSVNNPIALILSSQQLYEVEKVSDKVIFLKNGQYKDNSELQSSENTHLIIEIDTPESRDRLLEIFAALNIEKLNFNGGIFVAYFSSQTQFSEVMKALGNAGAEIVYIRNISSSTRRFFVN, encoded by the coding sequence ATGACCAAACATCAGCAAAGAGTAGCCGAAGTATATCATTTTTTCGAGAATAAAGATACTGTTCTGGGATTCAGAAAACTGCTGGATTGCGCCATGGATACACAAAACATGGAAATCTACAGACAAGCAATAGAACTTACAGACTGGAAAGAAAAATTCCCAACATACATCGACGAACTCGTTGAAAAATCGAAAAATCTTCTTCAAAATATAGAAAAAATTCCTGTAAAAGAACATTCTTTGGAAAAATCGGTTTTAAGAGCCAGAAATATTTTAAAATCTTACGGAAGCAACCGTTTTTCTCTCGGTCCTATCTCTGTAGAAATTAATAAAGGACAAGTTTATGGTCTGGTTGGGGAAAACGGAAACGGGAAAACTACCCTTTTGAGAATTTTAGCCAAAGAAATCTCTTATAACGAAGGCGAACTGAATTACTCATTTAATGAAGAACCAAAAAATGATTATGATCTTCGTACAAAGCTGGTATATATCCCTCAGCGTACAGAAAAATGGTATGGAAGTCTGAAAGACAATTTAAAATTTGTACTCTCTAACTACGGAATTCCTCCGGAAGAAAATGAAACCCGAACTTTGATGATGATTGCTAGGCTCGGCTTGTGGAATTACAAGCACCTGAAATGGAGCGAACTCTCTTCCGGGTATAAAATGAGATTTGAATTAGCCAGAACACTGCTTAGAAAACCGGAAATTCTTTTGCTTGATGAACCTTTGGCAAATCTTGATGTTTTGGCTCAACAGGTAATTTTGGAAGATTTAAAATCTATTGCCAATTCGGTAAACAATCCTATCGCACTTATTCTGAGTTCTCAGCAATTGTATGAAGTGGAAAAAGTTTCGGATAAAGTTATTTTCCTTAAAAACGGTCAGTATAAAGATAATTCTGAATTGCAGTCTTCAGAAAACACCCATTTAATCATAGAAATAGACACTCCCGAATCGCGAGACAGACTATTGGAGATTTTCGCAGCACTAAATATTGAAAAACTGAATTTTAATGGTGGAATTTTTGTGGCTTATTTTTCTTCTCAGACTCAGTTCTCAGAAGTAATGAAGGCTTTAGGAAACGCCGGTGCAGAAATCGTGTACATCAGAAATATTTCATCTTCCACAAGAAGATTTTTTGTAAACTAA
- a CDS encoding type I restriction enzyme HsdR N-terminal domain-containing protein — protein sequence MELPKLNFQENFDFKFKKDKDKFFIYDVVRKTYLLLTPEEWVRQHWIHYYLSVKSYAASALITEKKIVLNGLTKRIDLLVTEKTSPKILIECKAPQIKLTEKTFEQTARYNSIIGAEEIILTNGLQHIHAFYSNGEYQFYKPQ from the coding sequence ATGGAACTTCCCAAACTGAATTTTCAGGAAAATTTTGATTTTAAATTCAAGAAAGACAAAGATAAGTTTTTTATCTATGATGTAGTGCGTAAAACTTACCTTTTGCTTACACCCGAAGAGTGGGTGAGACAACACTGGATTCATTATTATCTTAGTGTGAAATCTTATGCGGCTTCAGCATTAATTACCGAAAAAAAGATTGTTCTGAATGGCTTAACCAAACGAATTGATCTTTTGGTAACAGAAAAAACGTCACCTAAAATTTTAATTGAATGCAAAGCTCCACAAATAAAACTCACCGAAAAAACCTTTGAACAGACAGCAAGATACAATTCAATTATCGGGGCAGAAGAAATTATTCTAACCAATGGTTTGCAGCATATTCATGCTTTTTACAGCAATGGAGAATATCAGTTTTACAAGCCTCAATAA
- the trxB gene encoding thioredoxin-disulfide reductase, with product MEQNILDCVIVGSGPSGFTAAIYAARADLKPELYTGLEPGGQLTTTTEVDNFPGYPAGITGPEMMMDLQKQAERFDTKVHYELITKAEFSGEIGGIHKLYAGNKEIFAKSVIISTGATAKYLGLEDEKKYAGGGVSACATCDGFFYKGKDVVVVGAGDTAAEEATYLAKLCKKVTMLVRKDVFRASKAMIHRVNNTPNIEVKFNHELIGIEGENNLVEKAVIINNQTQEKSTVDVDGIFIAIGHKPNTDIFVGQVNLDENGYILTEKGSSRTNIPGVFAAGDVQDHIYRQAITAAGSGCMAAMDAEKYLAELD from the coding sequence ATGGAACAAAATATTTTAGATTGTGTCATTGTAGGATCTGGTCCTTCTGGTTTTACAGCCGCAATTTATGCAGCAAGAGCAGATCTTAAACCAGAATTGTACACAGGTCTAGAACCGGGCGGACAATTAACTACCACTACAGAAGTAGATAATTTCCCGGGTTATCCTGCCGGAATTACAGGTCCCGAAATGATGATGGATCTCCAAAAACAAGCAGAGAGATTCGACACCAAAGTTCACTACGAGCTCATTACAAAGGCTGAATTTTCTGGTGAAATTGGTGGGATTCATAAACTGTACGCGGGTAATAAAGAAATTTTTGCAAAATCTGTTATTATTTCCACAGGTGCTACTGCAAAATATCTTGGTCTTGAAGACGAAAAAAAATATGCTGGAGGCGGAGTTTCTGCTTGTGCAACTTGCGACGGATTTTTTTATAAAGGAAAAGATGTAGTTGTTGTTGGAGCTGGAGATACCGCAGCAGAAGAAGCCACTTATCTTGCAAAATTATGTAAAAAAGTGACGATGTTGGTAAGAAAAGATGTTTTCCGAGCATCTAAAGCAATGATTCACAGAGTAAACAACACTCCGAATATTGAAGTGAAATTTAACCACGAACTTATTGGTATTGAAGGAGAAAACAATTTAGTGGAAAAAGCGGTAATCATCAACAATCAAACCCAGGAAAAATCTACCGTTGATGTGGACGGAATTTTTATCGCTATTGGACACAAACCCAATACAGATATCTTTGTGGGACAAGTTAACCTTGACGAAAACGGATATATTCTTACGGAAAAAGGCTCCTCAAGAACCAATATTCCGGGAGTTTTTGCCGCTGGTGATGTTCAAGATCACATTTACAGACAGGCCATTACTGCAGCAGGAAGCGGATGTATGGCAGCCATGGATGCAGAGAAATATCTTGCTGAATTAGACTAA
- the crcB gene encoding fluoride efflux transporter CrcB — MRNIFLIFFGGGLGSVLRYLLSFNAQKLWKINNFPIGTLLVNIIGCFAIGFLTSYLVKFDNGLKFLLITGICGGFTTFSAFSIENYSLWENQQFLMLTIYIGLSILLGIIAVFIGIKFSNIL, encoded by the coding sequence ATGAGAAATATATTTCTAATATTTTTTGGAGGAGGCTTAGGTAGTGTTTTGCGCTATCTGTTGTCATTTAACGCTCAGAAACTTTGGAAAATCAACAATTTTCCTATTGGAACTCTGTTGGTAAACATTATAGGATGTTTTGCGATAGGTTTTTTAACCTCTTATTTGGTAAAGTTTGATAATGGACTCAAATTTCTTTTAATAACCGGAATTTGTGGAGGATTCACCACTTTTTCAGCATTTAGTATCGAAAATTATTCTCTTTGGGAAAATCAGCAATTTTTGATGTTAACTATTTACATTGGATTGAGTATTTTACTTGGAATCATCGCAGTTTTTATAGGAATTAAATTTTCAAATATTCTGTAA
- a CDS encoding GNAT family N-acetyltransferase: MEFSIQPNLENEKYQIIPLKQGDFEFLYEVASDPEVWEQHPNKDRYKRTVFQNFFDAAMESKGAFKIVEKATGLILGSSRFYDYNKSDNSIFIGYTFYGIHSWGKGINPQIKKLMLDYIFQYVNKVNFYIGKDNLRSQIAIEKIGAKKVEEKKVDYEGEPSRINFLYEIRKENY; the protein is encoded by the coding sequence ATGGAATTTTCTATTCAGCCTAATTTAGAAAACGAAAAATACCAAATAATCCCCTTAAAACAAGGGGATTTTGAATTTTTGTACGAAGTGGCATCAGATCCGGAAGTTTGGGAACAACATCCTAATAAAGACCGTTATAAGAGGACTGTTTTTCAAAATTTTTTTGATGCTGCGATGGAAAGTAAAGGAGCATTTAAAATTGTAGAAAAAGCTACCGGATTAATTTTAGGAAGCAGCAGATTTTACGATTATAACAAATCTGACAACAGTATTTTTATAGGATATACATTTTATGGAATACATTCTTGGGGAAAAGGTATTAATCCACAAATAAAAAAACTGATGCTCGACTACATTTTCCAATATGTTAACAAAGTAAATTTTTATATTGGAAAAGACAATTTGCGTTCTCAAATTGCAATCGAAAAAATTGGAGCAAAAAAAGTTGAGGAGAAAAAAGTCGATTACGAAGGTGAACCTTCAAGAATCAATTTTTTGTACGAAATAAGAAAAGAAAATTATTAA
- a CDS encoding DUF2911 domain-containing protein, whose amino-acid sequence MKKLLLAVCISASVFSLAQDYSVPAASPRQKVEQQFSMSKITVDYGRPGVKGRKIFGELVPYGQVWRAGANSSTKITFGQSVNFGGKTIQAGTYGLFIVPTEKEWKVILNKDFQQWGAYTYDPKQDVLDVTVPVNKLADKQEWFEITLNPTDENSGNLVIKWDMAQAEIPLKPAKPDAVTKIAEKLKEIKKIESESAKAKS is encoded by the coding sequence GTGAAAAAGTTATTATTGGCAGTTTGCATATCCGCTTCCGTTTTCAGTTTAGCACAAGATTATTCTGTACCGGCGGCAAGTCCGCGACAAAAAGTTGAACAGCAGTTTTCTATGTCTAAAATTACCGTAGATTACGGAAGACCAGGAGTAAAAGGCAGAAAAATATTCGGCGAACTCGTTCCTTATGGTCAGGTTTGGAGAGCAGGAGCCAATTCTTCAACAAAAATTACTTTCGGGCAGTCTGTAAATTTCGGTGGAAAAACAATTCAGGCAGGAACTTACGGTTTGTTTATTGTACCTACCGAAAAAGAATGGAAAGTTATTTTAAACAAAGATTTCCAACAATGGGGAGCATATACTTACGATCCTAAACAAGATGTTTTGGATGTAACGGTTCCGGTAAATAAATTGGCAGATAAACAGGAATGGTTTGAAATCACCCTGAATCCTACTGATGAAAATTCAGGAAACTTAGTCATTAAATGGGATATGGCACAGGCCGAAATTCCATTGAAACCTGCAAAACCAGATGCAGTAACCAAAATTGCAGAAAAACTTAAAGAAATTAAGAAGATTGAATCTGAATCTGCAAAGGCAAAGAGCTAA
- a CDS encoding cupin domain-containing protein: protein MKKYKIQKSPFVVPTTDGKLIEEHWGNSTQNANISIAHMVAPPNWSEPHQTPEFDEFTIIISGKKQFEIDGETVILEKGQSILIEKGARIRYSNPFSEPCEYIAICLPAFSMDLVNREE, encoded by the coding sequence ATGAAGAAATACAAAATTCAGAAATCTCCTTTCGTAGTACCTACTACAGACGGGAAATTAATAGAAGAACATTGGGGAAATTCAACACAAAATGCTAATATTTCTATTGCACACATGGTTGCCCCACCCAATTGGAGCGAGCCACATCAAACTCCGGAATTTGATGAATTTACTATCATTATTTCCGGTAAAAAACAGTTTGAAATTGATGGTGAAACTGTAATTTTAGAAAAAGGACAAAGTATTCTCATAGAAAAAGGAGCAAGAATACGTTACAGCAATCCTTTTTCGGAACCTTGCGAATACATTGCTATTTGTCTGCCCGCGTTTTCGATGGATTTGGTGAATAGAGAGGAGTAA
- a CDS encoding NUDIX hydrolase, with amino-acid sequence MKPNFIHTYVSVDCVVFGFDYENRLNILLVQKHDEDDSEKKQIKLPGSLIFSEEDVDDAAQRVLHELTGIKKMVLKQFKCFADPMRASNESDIKWMGTEYKHDIDRIITVAYLSLCKIDHKINSSKYSTVDWYPIDEVPALPFDHNKIIKESLVEIRKWIESDFSIIFELLPKKFTIRQLYQLYSALSEKYIDIKNFHKKISSFNYIIPLEEIEKNVSHRAARYYKFDAKIFKKNNSKLIK; translated from the coding sequence ATGAAACCGAATTTCATTCATACCTATGTATCTGTTGACTGTGTTGTTTTTGGATTTGATTACGAAAACAGACTCAATATACTATTGGTTCAAAAACATGATGAAGATGATTCAGAAAAAAAACAGATCAAACTTCCGGGAAGTCTTATATTCAGTGAAGAAGATGTAGATGATGCTGCCCAAAGAGTTCTTCATGAACTTACAGGAATCAAGAAAATGGTTTTGAAACAGTTTAAATGCTTTGCAGATCCTATGAGAGCCAGTAATGAAAGTGATATAAAATGGATGGGAACAGAGTATAAACATGATATAGACAGAATTATAACCGTTGCATATCTTTCTCTTTGTAAGATAGATCATAAAATTAACAGTTCTAAATATAGTACAGTAGATTGGTATCCAATAGATGAAGTTCCGGCTTTACCGTTCGATCATAATAAAATTATCAAAGAATCTCTGGTAGAAATTAGAAAATGGATAGAATCGGATTTCTCGATCATTTTCGAACTATTACCGAAAAAGTTTACCATAAGACAACTTTATCAGCTTTATTCAGCTTTAAGCGAAAAATACATAGATATTAAAAATTTTCATAAAAAAATTTCATCATTCAACTACATTATTCCACTGGAAGAAATCGAAAAAAACGTTTCGCACCGCGCTGCAAGATATTACAAGTTTGATGCAAAAATTTTTAAAAAAAACAATTCAAAACTTATTAAATAA
- the holA gene encoding DNA polymerase III subunit delta, with translation MKELDLILKNIKNKEVLPIYFFHGDEPYFIDLAVKALENDFLEEDEKAFNQTVVYGKDTSYQEILSLARQFPMMGDKQVIIVKEAQDLKLTEAESNALETYVQNAVPSTVLVFAHKHKKLDSRKKVTKLLEKSGALFLSESVKEHLLPKWIADECLRLQIKTAPNISHLLAEYLGNDLSRIANELNKLKMILKAGEILDGTIVENHIGISKEFNVFELQKALGMKNANAAFKIAHFMGKNPKNNPFVMLLGNLYNYFSNIIIYNTMVGQSPNAIASQMGINPYFLKDYAEASRFYPLKHATRVISILREFDMKGKGLGAVNMDDAELIKEMVYKIINVDKIKMKV, from the coding sequence ATGAAAGAATTAGATTTAATCCTCAAAAATATTAAAAATAAAGAAGTTTTACCTATTTATTTTTTTCATGGAGATGAGCCTTACTTTATAGATCTTGCCGTAAAAGCTTTAGAAAACGATTTTTTGGAAGAAGACGAAAAAGCATTCAACCAGACTGTTGTTTACGGAAAAGATACTTCTTACCAAGAAATTTTGTCTTTGGCAAGACAGTTTCCTATGATGGGAGATAAACAGGTAATTATTGTAAAGGAAGCACAGGATTTAAAACTTACAGAAGCAGAAAGCAATGCCTTAGAAACGTATGTTCAGAATGCTGTACCTTCTACCGTTTTGGTATTTGCCCACAAACATAAAAAATTAGACAGCCGCAAGAAAGTTACCAAACTTTTGGAAAAATCTGGTGCGTTATTCTTAAGCGAATCGGTAAAAGAACATCTTCTTCCTAAATGGATTGCAGACGAATGTTTAAGACTTCAGATAAAAACGGCTCCCAATATTTCTCATCTTTTGGCAGAATATTTGGGAAATGATCTTTCCAGAATCGCCAATGAGCTTAATAAGCTTAAAATGATTTTAAAAGCGGGAGAAATTTTAGACGGAACCATTGTAGAAAATCATATCGGGATTAGTAAAGAATTCAATGTTTTCGAATTGCAGAAAGCTTTAGGAATGAAAAATGCCAATGCAGCATTTAAAATTGCACATTTTATGGGCAAAAATCCTAAAAACAATCCTTTTGTGATGTTGTTGGGGAATTTATATAACTATTTTTCCAACATCATTATTTACAACACTATGGTTGGACAATCTCCTAACGCTATTGCTTCTCAAATGGGAATTAATCCTTATTTTTTGAAAGATTATGCCGAAGCTTCCCGTTTTTATCCTCTGAAACATGCTACGAGAGTCATTTCAATCCTGAGAGAGTTTGATATGAAAGGAAAAGGTCTTGGAGCGGTAAATATGGATGATGCCGAACTTATTAAAGAAATGGTCTACAAAATCATCAATGTAGATAAAATTAAAATGAAGGTTTGA
- a CDS encoding xylulokinase, translating to MYLLGYDIGSSSVKVCLIEASSGKIIASDFSPKKEMKIMAANPGWAEQNPADWWTNLKLAHESVMHHSGINAEDIKGIGITWQMHGLILVDKDQNLLRPSIIWCDSRAVPYGEKAFKEIGEEKCLSHLLNSPGNFTASKLAWVKENEPEIFNKIDKIMLPGDYIAMKLSGEIGITVEGLSEGIFWDFKNNCISEDVINYYGIPKSFFPEIVPTFGIQATVSAAAAAELGLKEGTPISYRAGDQPNNALSLNVFNPGEIASTAGTSGVVYGVLDQLDYDKLSRVNTFAHVNHTEELTRLGVLLCINGTGILNSWLKHNFATSLASYGDMNDLASLSPVGAKGLSIIPFGNGAERVLENKDTSCSIHGINFNIHSKGDILRAAQEGIVFSYEYGMDIMRNMGMDIQVIRAGNANMFLSSIFRKSLAGVSNAVIELYDTDGAVGAARAAGMGIGFYANTKEAFSSLEKIAVIEPQLEKRDQYLEAYDRWKRHLSEIV from the coding sequence ATGTACTTGTTAGGATACGATATCGGCAGTTCATCTGTAAAGGTTTGTCTCATTGAGGCTTCCAGCGGAAAAATTATTGCATCAGATTTTTCTCCCAAAAAGGAGATGAAAATTATGGCAGCCAATCCGGGATGGGCAGAGCAAAATCCTGCAGACTGGTGGACCAATCTTAAACTTGCCCACGAATCTGTAATGCATCATTCTGGCATTAATGCAGAAGACATCAAAGGTATCGGGATTACTTGGCAGATGCATGGTCTTATTCTGGTTGATAAAGATCAGAATTTACTGAGACCTTCCATTATCTGGTGTGACAGCCGTGCCGTACCTTATGGCGAAAAAGCCTTTAAGGAAATTGGTGAAGAAAAATGTCTTTCTCATCTTCTTAACTCACCGGGAAATTTTACAGCATCAAAACTAGCCTGGGTAAAGGAAAATGAACCTGAGATTTTTAATAAAATTGATAAAATAATGCTTCCCGGAGATTATATCGCGATGAAACTTTCGGGAGAAATAGGAATTACTGTTGAAGGTCTTTCAGAAGGGATTTTCTGGGATTTTAAAAATAACTGTATCTCCGAAGATGTTATCAATTATTACGGAATTCCTAAAAGCTTTTTCCCGGAAATCGTGCCAACTTTCGGAATTCAGGCAACGGTTTCAGCAGCAGCAGCAGCAGAATTAGGTTTAAAGGAAGGTACACCAATTTCTTACAGAGCAGGAGATCAGCCTAATAATGCTTTATCGCTTAATGTATTCAATCCAGGCGAAATTGCTTCTACAGCAGGAACTTCTGGAGTTGTATACGGTGTTTTGGATCAGTTGGATTACGATAAGCTTTCAAGAGTCAATACATTTGCTCATGTTAATCATACCGAGGAACTCACAAGATTGGGCGTTTTGCTTTGCATCAACGGAACAGGAATTTTAAACTCGTGGCTGAAGCATAACTTCGCAACATCTCTGGCTTCTTACGGCGATATGAATGATCTCGCATCTTTATCACCGGTTGGGGCAAAAGGTCTGAGCATTATCCCTTTCGGAAACGGAGCAGAAAGGGTTTTAGAAAATAAAGATACCAGCTGTTCTATCCACGGGATTAATTTTAACATCCATTCAAAAGGCGATATTTTACGTGCTGCTCAAGAGGGTATTGTTTTCTCTTATGAATATGGGATGGACATTATGAGAAATATGGGGATGGATATCCAGGTCATCCGTGCAGGAAATGCCAATATGTTTTTAAGTTCAATTTTCCGAAAGTCACTGGCGGGAGTGAGTAATGCCGTGATTGAGCTTTATGATACAGACGGTGCGGTTGGTGCTGCAAGAGCCGCAGGTATGGGAATCGGTTTTTATGCCAATACCAAAGAAGCCTTCTCGTCATTAGAAAAAATAGCCGTCATAGAACCACAATTAGAAAAAAGAGATCAGTATCTGGAAGCCTACGACAGGTGGAAAAGACATCTTAGCGAAATAGTATAA